A window from Herbaspirillum sp. meg3 encodes these proteins:
- a CDS encoding efflux RND transporter permease subunit, producing the protein MIEKLIKWSIASRFLVLLVVLFLGAWGVWALKTTPVDALPDLSDVQVIIRTSYAGQAPQIVENQVTYPLATTMLSVPGAKTVRGYSFFGDSFVYVLFEDGTDMYWARSRVLEYLNQVQGRLPASAKASLGPDATGVGWIYEYALVDKTGQHDLAQLRSLQDWFLKYELKSLPNVAEVATVGGMVKQYQIVLDPVKLAAYRITQDKVVDAIRKANQETGGSVLEMAETEYMVRASGYLKTLADFRNIPLATGQNSVPVKLGDVATIQLGPEMRRGIAELNGQGETVGGVVILRSGKNARDTIAAVKTKLEELKKSLPSGVEVVPVYDRSQLIDRAIDNLSNKLLEEFIVVAVVCGLFLWHLRSALVAIVSLPLGVMIAFIVMRYQGVNANIMSLGGIAIAIGAMVDAAVVMIENAHKHIEVWKHEHPGQSLQGETHWSVIGEAAAEVGPTLFFCLLIITLSFIPVFTLEAQEGRLFGPLAFTKTYAMAGAAGLSVTLIPILMGYMIRGNIPSENSNPLNRWLIRCYRPLLEAVLRRPKTTLVIAGLALLTTLWPISRLGGEFLPQMDEGDLLYMPSALPGLSASKASELLQQTDRLIKTVPEVASVFGKAGRAESATDPAPLEMFETTIQFKPRDQWRSGMTPAKLIDELDRVVKVPGLSNIWVPPIRNRLDMLATGIKSPIGVKVSGTSLADIDKTAQQIEQVAKQVPGVSSALAERLSGGRYVDVDIDRSAAANYGLNIADVQSIVSSAIGGENVGETVEGLARYPISVRYPREIRDSLEKLRDLPILTGSGQQITLGTVAKLKISDGPPMLKSENARPSGWIYVDVRDRDLASVVADLRTAVAAKVKLAPGLSIAYSGQFEYLERANARLKLVVPATLLIIFVLLYLTFRRIDEAALIMASLPFALVGGIWFLYLQGYNLSVATGVGFIALAGVSAEFGVVMLLYLKQAAAARQGSGTTLATAVLEDAIREGAVLRVRPKAMTVAVILAGLIPILWGSGAGSEVMSRIAAPMVGGMITAPLLSMFVIPAAYRLMRGRQPKAGQA; encoded by the coding sequence ATGATAGAGAAACTCATCAAATGGTCGATTGCGAGTCGCTTTCTGGTTTTGCTCGTCGTCCTTTTCCTTGGAGCATGGGGCGTTTGGGCACTTAAGACGACGCCGGTGGATGCTTTGCCCGATCTGTCGGATGTCCAGGTCATCATCCGCACCAGCTATGCCGGCCAGGCGCCGCAGATCGTTGAGAACCAGGTGACCTATCCGCTGGCGACCACCATGCTGTCGGTGCCGGGAGCGAAGACCGTGCGCGGCTATTCCTTCTTTGGCGATTCCTTCGTCTATGTGTTGTTTGAGGACGGTACCGATATGTACTGGGCTAGATCCCGGGTGCTGGAGTACCTCAACCAGGTGCAAGGACGCCTGCCGGCTTCGGCCAAGGCGTCGTTGGGTCCGGACGCCACCGGGGTCGGCTGGATCTACGAGTACGCTTTGGTCGACAAGACGGGGCAACACGACCTGGCGCAGCTGCGCAGCCTGCAGGACTGGTTTCTGAAATATGAGCTCAAGAGCTTGCCCAATGTGGCCGAAGTTGCGACGGTCGGCGGGATGGTCAAGCAATACCAGATCGTGCTCGATCCGGTGAAACTGGCTGCCTACCGCATCACGCAAGACAAAGTCGTCGACGCCATCAGAAAAGCCAACCAAGAGACCGGCGGTTCGGTGCTGGAGATGGCGGAAACCGAATACATGGTGCGAGCTTCCGGCTATCTGAAGACGCTGGCGGACTTCCGCAATATCCCGTTGGCGACGGGGCAAAACAGCGTCCCCGTCAAGTTGGGAGACGTCGCGACCATCCAACTGGGGCCTGAGATGCGGCGCGGTATCGCCGAGCTCAACGGCCAGGGGGAAACCGTCGGCGGCGTCGTCATCCTGCGTTCCGGCAAGAATGCGCGCGACACCATTGCCGCGGTCAAGACCAAACTGGAAGAACTCAAGAAGAGTCTTCCATCGGGCGTCGAGGTCGTTCCCGTCTACGACCGCAGTCAATTGATCGACCGGGCTATCGACAACTTGTCGAACAAGCTGCTAGAGGAGTTCATCGTCGTCGCGGTAGTGTGCGGCCTGTTCCTGTGGCATCTCCGCTCGGCGCTGGTGGCGATCGTTTCTTTGCCGCTCGGCGTCATGATTGCCTTCATCGTGATGCGCTATCAGGGCGTCAACGCCAACATCATGTCGCTGGGTGGGATCGCCATCGCGATCGGCGCCATGGTCGATGCCGCGGTGGTCATGATCGAAAACGCCCATAAGCATATCGAAGTGTGGAAGCATGAACATCCAGGGCAATCTCTTCAAGGGGAAACCCATTGGAGCGTCATCGGCGAGGCGGCGGCCGAGGTTGGACCAACCTTGTTCTTTTGCCTGTTGATTATCACCTTGTCGTTCATCCCGGTGTTCACGCTGGAGGCACAGGAGGGACGCTTGTTCGGGCCGTTGGCGTTTACCAAGACCTATGCCATGGCCGGTGCCGCGGGCTTGTCCGTGACGCTGATTCCTATCCTGATGGGCTACATGATCCGCGGGAACATCCCCTCGGAAAACAGCAACCCACTGAATCGTTGGCTGATTCGTTGCTATAGACCGCTGCTGGAGGCCGTCCTGCGTCGCCCGAAAACGACGTTGGTCATTGCCGGACTGGCCTTGCTGACGACGCTATGGCCGATCAGTCGGCTGGGCGGTGAGTTCCTGCCGCAGATGGATGAGGGCGATTTGCTCTACATGCCGTCCGCCTTGCCGGGCTTGTCCGCATCCAAGGCATCCGAGTTGTTGCAGCAGACTGATCGCCTGATCAAGACTGTCCCGGAAGTCGCCAGCGTTTTCGGCAAAGCCGGCCGGGCCGAGAGCGCGACCGATCCGGCGCCGCTGGAGATGTTCGAGACGACCATCCAGTTCAAGCCACGCGATCAATGGCGCTCCGGCATGACGCCGGCAAAATTGATCGATGAGCTCGACCGTGTCGTCAAGGTGCCGGGCTTGTCGAACATTTGGGTTCCTCCCATCCGCAATCGCCTGGACATGCTGGCTACCGGGATCAAAAGCCCGATCGGCGTCAAGGTCTCCGGAACCAGCCTTGCCGATATCGACAAGACGGCGCAACAGATCGAACAGGTCGCCAAGCAGGTTCCAGGTGTCAGTTCAGCACTCGCCGAACGTCTCAGCGGCGGCCGTTACGTAGACGTCGATATTGACCGGTCCGCGGCCGCTAACTACGGACTCAATATCGCCGACGTGCAAAGTATCGTGTCCTCGGCAATCGGCGGCGAGAACGTGGGGGAAACAGTTGAGGGGCTGGCGCGTTACCCCATCAGTGTTCGCTATCCGAGAGAAATCCGGGATTCGCTGGAGAAACTGCGCGACTTGCCGATTCTGACCGGAAGTGGCCAGCAGATCACGCTGGGTACGGTCGCCAAGTTGAAGATCAGCGACGGACCGCCGATGCTGAAAAGCGAAAATGCACGACCGAGCGGCTGGATCTACGTCGACGTCCGGGACCGGGATTTGGCTTCCGTCGTTGCCGATCTACGCACCGCGGTGGCTGCCAAGGTGAAACTGGCGCCGGGGCTCAGCATTGCCTACTCGGGACAATTCGAGTATCTGGAGCGTGCCAACGCACGTCTGAAACTGGTGGTGCCGGCGACACTGCTGATCATCTTTGTGCTGCTGTATCTGACCTTCCGGCGCATCGACGAAGCAGCGCTGATCATGGCTTCCTTGCCATTCGCACTGGTCGGCGGCATTTGGTTCCTTTATCTGCAAGGCTACAACCTGTCGGTTGCCACCGGTGTCGGATTCATCGCTTTAGCGGGAGTGTCTGCCGAATTCGGCGTCGTCATGCTGCTGTACCTGAAACAGGCCGCTGCTGCCCGGCAAGGATCCGGAACGACACTGGCGACAGCTGTTCTTGAAGATGCGATCCGGGAAGGCGCCGTGCTTCGCGTTCGCCCCAAAGCGATGACCGTTGCCGTCATTCTGGCCGGGCTGATTCCTATTTTGTGGGGAAGCGGCGCCGGCTCCGAAGTCATGAGCCGCATCGCCGCACCCATGGTGGGCGGGATGATCACCGCTCCCTTGCTCTCCATGTTCGTCATCCCGGCTGCATATCGCCTGATGCGCGGCCGTCAACCTAAAGCCGGACAGGCTTGA
- a CDS encoding efflux RND transporter periplasmic adaptor subunit, which translates to MKKNTYQIAVLMAAVAAVSGASGYLFAHRTNAMPTMHSETTDQAKQAERKALYWYDPMMPNQRFDKPGKSPFMDMQLVPKYADEQADGAGVKIDAGVVQNLGMRTAKVERGSLSATVSAVASVQLNDRQVAIVQSRSSGFVERVYARAPGDVVVRGAPLVDLLIPEWAGAQAEFLAVLKTNDTALIQAARERLQLLGMSSDLISRVEKSARPQTVVTITAPIAGLIQTLDIRSGMTVTAGAPLAKINGLDTVWLEAAIPEAQAGRVNVGGKLDTHFSAYPGENFTGKILAVLPETNADSRTLRVRVELPNRDGRLKPGMYAQISLGAGRATQSLLIPSEAVIRTGTRNVVLVTTGDGRYQPVEVQLGQEADGKSVVLNGLTEGQQIVTSGQFLIDSEASLKGVLTRLNTAPSSVADTTQAALNDTTGKVESLKGADITLSHGPVPSLGWGPMTMSFKLARPDMASGLKTGDSVYFSFHEKNGDYVIEKLNRSAP; encoded by the coding sequence ATGAAAAAAAATACCTATCAAATCGCTGTACTGATGGCGGCTGTCGCTGCCGTAAGCGGAGCAAGCGGTTACTTGTTCGCTCACCGTACTAACGCCATGCCGACCATGCATAGCGAGACAACAGACCAGGCCAAGCAGGCGGAGCGCAAGGCACTCTATTGGTATGACCCTATGATGCCGAACCAGCGCTTCGACAAGCCGGGCAAGTCGCCTTTCATGGATATGCAGCTGGTGCCCAAATACGCTGACGAGCAAGCAGACGGTGCCGGCGTCAAAATCGATGCCGGCGTTGTTCAGAATCTGGGAATGCGTACTGCCAAAGTGGAACGAGGCAGCTTGTCGGCAACGGTGAGCGCAGTCGCCAGCGTGCAGTTGAATGACCGTCAAGTCGCGATTGTGCAGTCCCGCAGCAGTGGTTTCGTGGAGCGCGTCTATGCGCGAGCCCCCGGTGATGTCGTAGTACGTGGTGCGCCGTTGGTCGATCTGCTGATTCCTGAATGGGCCGGAGCGCAGGCGGAATTTCTGGCGGTGCTTAAGACAAACGACACGGCATTGATCCAGGCTGCCCGCGAGCGTTTGCAATTGCTCGGGATGAGCAGCGATCTGATCAGCCGCGTTGAAAAGAGTGCACGTCCCCAAACCGTTGTGACGATTACTGCCCCCATCGCAGGCCTGATTCAGACGCTTGATATAAGAAGCGGGATGACGGTAACAGCAGGCGCTCCTCTGGCCAAGATAAATGGTCTGGATACCGTCTGGCTGGAAGCGGCCATTCCTGAGGCGCAGGCCGGGCGGGTCAATGTCGGCGGCAAGCTGGACACCCATTTCTCTGCCTATCCGGGCGAAAATTTCACCGGAAAAATCCTTGCCGTTTTACCGGAAACAAATGCGGACAGCCGTACGCTCCGGGTGCGCGTCGAATTACCCAACCGCGACGGCAGGTTGAAGCCAGGCATGTATGCCCAGATCAGTTTGGGTGCAGGAAGGGCGACGCAAAGCCTGTTGATACCGTCTGAGGCAGTCATCCGTACCGGCACTCGCAATGTCGTTCTGGTTACCACGGGCGATGGACGCTATCAGCCGGTCGAAGTGCAGCTTGGCCAGGAGGCCGACGGCAAGAGCGTCGTATTGAACGGTCTTACCGAGGGACAGCAGATCGTCACATCGGGGCAATTCCTGATCGATTCCGAGGCCAGCCTCAAAGGTGTGCTGACGAGATTGAATACAGCGCCATCTTCTGTCGCTGATACCACTCAGGCCGCCCTCAACGACACTACCGGGAAAGTTGAATCGCTCAAGGGCGCAGATATTACGCTCTCTCATGGTCCGGTCCCATCGCTGGGCTGGGGACCGATGACGATGTCGTTCAAGCTGGCGCGCCCCGACATGGCGTCAGGTCTCAAGACCGGCGACAGCGTGTATTTCAGCTTTCACGAAAAGAATGGTGACTACGTGATCGAGAAGCTGAATCGGAGTGCGCCATGA
- a CDS encoding TolC family protein, with amino-acid sequence MRAFVRAVTLWGEHMSLRRISTALLALLAGMLGLAQAGPLSFNAALDIAERQSPNLASNRAQIQAAQSSAIPAGALPDPKIVAGIDNYPVSGPDRGRLNADSMTMQKIGVMQDFPNSAKRQARVAVAEASIETAEAQQKIERLKLRRATALAWLNRYYLERKISLFDSLDKENLLLSDAVRAQVVSGRTQAADSVMPKQEAAQLADRRDDLVRDLVKAKANLRRYVGGEADEPLVDALPVLNIDAEHLRDHLHKHPELQAFVAETRKAEAEVREAQAMKKSDWGVELAYQRRDPRFGNMVSVQFTFEIPVSPSTRQDPRIAAKQQELYRIDADREAMLRDHTNELENDLADYQTLTRQLERANQTTLPLAQQKLDFQYAGYRSGKNDLTAVLTARREIIDQRLKIIDIDAQRAAIAAQLYFAYGEDLQ; translated from the coding sequence TTGCGCGCCTTCGTGCGCGCCGTCACGCTATGGGGTGAACACATGTCCCTTCGAAGGATATCTACGGCCTTGCTTGCTTTGCTCGCAGGGATGCTCGGTCTTGCCCAAGCCGGCCCTTTGTCTTTTAACGCTGCGCTCGACATTGCCGAGCGTCAGTCTCCCAACCTTGCCTCCAACAGGGCACAAATCCAGGCGGCTCAGTCGTCCGCGATACCCGCCGGCGCTTTGCCTGATCCGAAAATCGTTGCCGGCATTGATAACTATCCCGTCTCTGGTCCTGATCGAGGACGGCTCAATGCAGATTCAATGACGATGCAAAAGATTGGCGTCATGCAGGACTTTCCTAATTCTGCGAAACGTCAGGCTCGCGTTGCTGTAGCCGAAGCCTCAATCGAAACCGCCGAAGCACAACAGAAGATCGAGCGTTTGAAATTGCGCCGGGCGACTGCCCTGGCATGGCTCAATCGCTACTATCTGGAGCGCAAGATTTCGCTGTTCGATAGCCTGGATAAAGAAAATCTTCTTTTGTCAGATGCGGTACGCGCCCAGGTCGTATCCGGTCGCACACAGGCTGCCGATAGTGTCATGCCTAAACAAGAGGCGGCCCAGCTTGCTGACCGTCGTGACGATCTGGTCCGCGACCTGGTCAAGGCAAAAGCGAATTTGCGCCGTTATGTCGGCGGCGAAGCAGATGAGCCGCTGGTCGACGCTTTGCCCGTTTTGAACATCGATGCGGAGCACCTGCGTGATCATCTGCACAAGCATCCGGAACTACAAGCCTTTGTTGCTGAAACACGCAAGGCAGAAGCCGAAGTCCGCGAAGCGCAAGCCATGAAAAAATCAGACTGGGGAGTAGAGCTGGCCTACCAGCGACGCGATCCGCGGTTCGGCAACATGGTTTCTGTGCAATTCACCTTTGAGATTCCTGTTTCTCCATCAACTCGACAGGATCCTCGCATTGCCGCCAAACAGCAGGAACTATATCGGATCGATGCCGACCGCGAAGCCATGCTGCGCGATCACACCAACGAGCTGGAAAACGATCTCGCCGACTACCAGACCTTGACCCGCCAGCTGGAACGGGCCAATCAGACCACGTTACCGCTGGCACAACAGAAGCTCGATTTTCAGTACGCAGGTTACCGCTCGGGTAAGAATGATTTGACCGCGGTGCTGACTGCACGCCGTGAAATCATCGATCAGCGACTAAAAATTATCGATATAGACGCACAGCGTGCGGCGATAGCCGCGCAGCTCTATTTTGCTTATGGGGAGGATCTGCAATGA
- a CDS encoding YnfA family protein, translating to MELLKIVSLFVLTAIAEIVGCYLPWLVLKQDKSPWLLIPAAISLALFSWLLTLHPSAAARTYAAYGGLYIAVALVWLCLVEGVPLTRWDIAGALVAIGGMGIIMFQPHPA from the coding sequence TTGGAGTTACTAAAAATTGTGAGCTTGTTCGTGCTAACGGCCATTGCGGAAATTGTTGGCTGTTACTTGCCTTGGCTTGTTTTGAAGCAGGATAAGAGTCCATGGCTGCTTATCCCTGCGGCTATTTCCTTGGCGCTCTTCTCATGGCTCCTGACACTCCATCCAAGTGCGGCAGCTCGTACATATGCTGCCTATGGTGGCCTCTACATTGCGGTAGCGCTGGTTTGGCTATGTCTGGTGGAGGGCGTCCCATTAACGCGTTGGGATATTGCCGGAGCCCTCGTTGCAATCGGCGGCATGGGAATCATCATGTTTCAACCGCATCCCGCATAG
- a CDS encoding DUF4209 domain-containing protein codes for MMVVSAQELKSLALDKNIALQSCGDYFALERVLEESAKSSETADDLPSAHAFRLLSHLCLFSLRTNDGDTFSPRFQIDGRRSPLPIDFAGEQTIQLAEAISTFTPPLLLARVADTVWYNDRSRWQIALVAVSAYCACANQLLSGTIRSQFSAPGNDIDFDAFTYFERALEISAQANRKAPFPIEINETFELLYKKTRDSAEFVGFVRMAEMAARSGLRTWEQVSVDALGIAIEADSRNLYPVFRQKIWEIAATAFRRQKNKEQEQICRGKVADAMLAMRSCVSGAGAKASWTMDAIGYLRDAGGFKVRIEELTLELRALQVDALEEMVTFEHSLDLTEELDEVNKAFSELSLSNALRLFVGLAPTPKIGELNERAIKGQESSFHSNFSSHQVDQQGKVISITPSADEGGKLNPEWLKAQRSSNLSFERKYYVSSRIEPARRIFTEKFPVGTYCFDPIVEASPFVPPGHEFIFSLGFSSFFQGDYVRAAHILIPQLEASLRYLLEVAGTPSDKIKADLLQEDRSLSGILTSMRHQLEQLFGPDLTEEIDLLFHHKPGPSLRHEMAHGKFTTGHCYHDDAIYACWWMYRMTATPLLLQWKEIVEDALTRSEG; via the coding sequence ATGATGGTTGTATCAGCGCAGGAATTAAAATCACTGGCCCTCGATAAGAACATTGCTCTCCAATCCTGTGGGGACTACTTCGCACTCGAACGAGTGCTGGAAGAGTCTGCAAAATCTTCAGAAACCGCAGATGATCTCCCATCTGCGCACGCCTTTCGTCTACTGTCTCATCTTTGTTTGTTTTCTCTCCGGACAAATGATGGCGACACATTCAGCCCTCGCTTCCAGATTGATGGCAGGCGCAGCCCGCTGCCAATCGATTTCGCGGGTGAGCAAACTATTCAACTTGCCGAAGCCATCAGTACATTTACGCCTCCATTGTTACTGGCGCGAGTTGCAGATACGGTTTGGTACAACGATCGTTCACGTTGGCAAATCGCGCTGGTAGCGGTAAGTGCTTATTGCGCGTGCGCTAATCAACTGCTTTCCGGGACTATTCGTTCTCAGTTTTCTGCTCCTGGCAACGATATTGATTTCGATGCCTTCACGTACTTTGAACGAGCGCTCGAAATTTCAGCGCAGGCAAATCGAAAAGCCCCGTTTCCTATCGAAATCAACGAGACGTTCGAGTTGCTTTATAAGAAAACGAGAGACTCTGCTGAGTTTGTCGGTTTTGTTCGTATGGCTGAAATGGCTGCTCGCTCTGGACTCCGGACTTGGGAGCAAGTGTCGGTTGACGCATTGGGCATCGCGATCGAAGCTGATTCTAGAAATCTGTACCCGGTTTTCCGACAGAAGATATGGGAAATAGCCGCAACGGCATTCAGGCGGCAAAAGAACAAAGAGCAAGAACAAATATGCCGCGGTAAAGTAGCAGACGCAATGCTTGCAATGCGGTCCTGTGTTTCTGGTGCTGGCGCAAAGGCATCGTGGACAATGGATGCTATCGGTTACTTGAGAGATGCAGGCGGATTCAAAGTTCGAATTGAAGAACTTACTCTGGAACTACGTGCTCTTCAAGTTGACGCCCTTGAGGAAATGGTGACCTTCGAGCATTCCCTAGACCTGACCGAAGAGTTAGATGAGGTTAATAAAGCGTTTTCTGAATTGTCACTATCAAACGCCTTACGGCTTTTTGTAGGACTTGCTCCAACACCTAAGATAGGCGAACTCAATGAACGGGCGATCAAAGGTCAGGAGTCGTCTTTTCATTCTAACTTCTCCAGCCACCAAGTGGACCAGCAAGGGAAAGTAATCTCAATCACGCCTTCCGCCGATGAGGGCGGAAAATTAAACCCAGAATGGCTAAAGGCCCAGCGTTCGAGTAATTTGAGTTTCGAAAGAAAGTACTACGTATCGTCTAGGATCGAGCCAGCTCGCAGAATATTTACGGAAAAATTCCCTGTCGGCACCTATTGTTTTGATCCGATCGTGGAAGCGAGCCCCTTTGTTCCGCCTGGGCATGAATTCATATTTTCGCTTGGTTTTTCCAGTTTCTTCCAAGGCGATTATGTTCGGGCTGCGCACATTTTAATCCCGCAGCTGGAGGCATCACTCCGTTATCTCCTTGAGGTCGCAGGCACACCATCCGATAAGATAAAGGCCGATTTGCTTCAAGAAGATCGTTCCCTGAGTGGGATTCTAACAAGCATGCGTCACCAACTGGAGCAACTATTTGGCCCCGACCTTACTGAAGAAATAGATCTACTCTTTCACCACAAACCTGGCCCAAGCTTACGTCACGAAATGGCTCACGGAAAATTTACCACCGGGCATTGCTATCACGATGATGCTATTTATGCTTGCTGGTGGATGTATCGTATGACGGCAACACCTCTTCTTTTGCAATGGAAGGAGATTGTCGAAGATGCACTAACTAGGTCTGAAGGCTAA
- the arsH gene encoding arsenical resistance protein ArsH, protein MSHQLNDLPNVAGDLFKVPVATDLVNVATSTHAPRFLLLYGSVRERSYSRLLTMEAARLLEAMGGEVRIFDPRGLPLPDSEPETHPKVQELRELAMWSEGMVWCSPERHGAMTGIMKAQIDWIPLTQGSVRPTQGKTLAVMEVSGGSQSFNAVNQMRVLGRWMRMITIPNQSSVAKAFLEFEEDGRMRPSAYYERVVDVMEELFKFTLLTRDVSPYLVDRYSERRESADELAKRVNIRSI, encoded by the coding sequence GTGTCACACCAGCTAAATGATCTTCCCAACGTCGCTGGGGATCTGTTCAAGGTACCAGTAGCGACAGATTTGGTCAACGTCGCCACCTCGACGCACGCACCACGGTTCTTGTTGCTGTATGGCTCTGTACGTGAACGCTCCTATAGCCGTTTGCTGACAATGGAGGCCGCACGCCTCCTCGAAGCAATGGGCGGTGAAGTCAGAATTTTCGATCCGCGTGGCTTGCCACTGCCGGACAGCGAGCCAGAAACACATCCGAAAGTGCAGGAACTACGCGAATTGGCTATGTGGTCCGAAGGTATGGTGTGGTGCTCGCCGGAGCGCCATGGGGCTATGACAGGCATCATGAAGGCGCAGATCGATTGGATTCCGCTCACGCAAGGCTCCGTTCGTCCGACTCAGGGGAAAACGCTGGCCGTCATGGAAGTCTCTGGTGGGTCGCAGTCATTCAATGCTGTCAATCAAATGCGGGTTCTTGGTCGATGGATGCGGATGATCACGATTCCCAACCAGTCTTCCGTTGCCAAAGCATTTCTCGAATTTGAAGAAGATGGACGGATGAGGCCCTCGGCTTACTATGAGCGTGTGGTGGATGTGATGGAGGAGCTTTTCAAATTCACCCTGCTGACGCGCGATGTCTCCCCCTATCTTGTTGACCGCTACAGCGAGCGTCGAGAGTCTGCAGATGAACTGGCCAAACGTGTCAATATTCGCTCGATCTGA
- the arsC gene encoding arsenate reductase (glutaredoxin) (This arsenate reductase requires both glutathione and glutaredoxin to convert arsenate to arsenite, after which the efflux transporter formed by ArsA and ArsB can extrude the arsenite from the cell, providing resistance.) → MTTTIYHNPACGTSRNTLALIRNSGEDPTVIEYLQHPPSRDTLITLIKDAGPTVREAIRQKGTPYAELGLDNPALTDEQLLDAMLAHPILINRPFVVTSKGTLLCRPSEAVLDILPNPQKGPFTKEDGEVVINAEGQRVTPAK, encoded by the coding sequence ATGACAACTACGATCTATCACAACCCTGCCTGCGGCACGTCCCGCAACACGCTCGCATTGATCCGTAACAGCGGTGAAGACCCGACTGTGATCGAGTATCTTCAGCATCCGCCGTCGCGCGACACCTTGATTACTCTCATCAAAGATGCTGGCCCGACTGTGCGCGAAGCGATTCGCCAAAAAGGCACGCCGTATGCAGAGCTTGGCCTGGACAATCCTGCGCTGACGGACGAGCAACTGCTAGATGCCATGCTGGCGCATCCGATCCTGATCAATCGCCCGTTTGTTGTGACTTCCAAAGGCACGCTGCTGTGCCGCCCCTCCGAGGCAGTGCTGGATATTCTGCCAAATCCACAAAAGGGGCCATTTACGAAGGAAGACGGGGAGGTTGTCATCAACGCGGAGGGCCAACGTGTCACACCAGCTAAATGA
- a CDS encoding MFS transporter, translated as MDTAASKPAWLIPSLGLTQIVGWGSMFYAYGVLMQPMQTELQASKPVIVGAYSLALLISGLLSTLAGSIIDRVGGRLLMGAGTVLATVMLALLSTVNSVTGLYLIWACIGVAMSATLYQPAFAVITQIFEGGFRRAITMLTLFGGFASTVSWPLTQWLLEHYGWRETWVIYAVANLTICLPIHALLPRAASIKAKAKVHAADSVDLATVLREPSFYLITAAVTFNALVFSAMSLHLISILHDRGMTAYYAAGIGALIGPMQVLGRILEATFGKNATTRQIGLIAICLLPVALILLFAPAEWLLIYGLFAAMYGVGNGVMTIVRGALPAELYGREAYGAISGAMATPVTIAFAAGPFVASLLYAIGGGYPGAIVALIGIASLGAVLFFYATGHPRSETISSIR; from the coding sequence ATGGATACCGCTGCCAGTAAGCCGGCCTGGCTGATCCCATCTCTCGGTCTGACCCAGATTGTGGGATGGGGCTCGATGTTCTATGCCTATGGCGTGCTCATGCAGCCCATGCAAACAGAGCTACAAGCCTCCAAGCCCGTCATCGTAGGTGCCTATTCGCTGGCGCTCCTGATTTCGGGACTGCTGTCGACGCTGGCTGGAAGCATCATTGATCGCGTGGGTGGCCGTTTGTTGATGGGAGCCGGAACAGTATTGGCCACAGTAATGCTGGCGCTGTTGTCCACTGTGAACAGCGTAACAGGCCTCTACTTGATCTGGGCCTGCATCGGCGTGGCGATGAGCGCTACGCTCTATCAGCCAGCGTTCGCGGTTATTACTCAGATCTTTGAAGGCGGCTTCAGACGCGCTATCACCATGCTGACGCTCTTCGGTGGTTTTGCCAGCACCGTGTCATGGCCGCTGACGCAATGGCTTCTGGAGCATTACGGATGGCGTGAAACCTGGGTGATTTACGCGGTAGCCAATCTGACTATTTGCCTGCCGATCCATGCCCTGTTGCCGAGGGCTGCCAGCATCAAGGCAAAGGCCAAGGTCCACGCTGCAGATAGCGTCGACCTGGCAACAGTGCTGCGCGAACCCAGCTTTTATCTCATCACTGCAGCAGTCACGTTCAATGCGCTGGTGTTTTCAGCAATGTCGCTACATCTGATTTCTATTCTTCATGACCGTGGTATGACTGCGTACTACGCAGCCGGCATTGGTGCGCTGATAGGACCAATGCAGGTGTTGGGCCGGATTTTGGAAGCGACGTTCGGCAAGAATGCTACGACACGGCAGATTGGGCTCATCGCTATTTGCCTGCTACCTGTTGCCCTCATTTTGTTGTTTGCGCCGGCTGAGTGGCTGCTTATTTACGGTTTGTTCGCTGCCATGTATGGCGTCGGTAACGGTGTCATGACGATCGTCAGAGGTGCATTGCCGGCAGAGCTCTATGGCCGTGAGGCGTATGGGGCTATCAGTGGCGCCATGGCCACCCCCGTGACGATTGCCTTTGCTGCCGGCCCCTTCGTTGCCTCTCTTCTCTACGCCATCGGCGGGGGGTATCCGGGCGCCATTGTGGCGTTGATAGGTATTGCCAGCCTTGGTGCTGTGCTGTTTTTCTATGCCACTGGGCATCCACGCTCCGAGACCATTTCTTCTATCCGTTAG